The Deinococcus roseus genome segment GTGGGAGGAACAGGCAATGTGGCAGCCTATGTTGCTTTTGCTCCATCTTTCCTGACCATCAAGGACAAAGCAGGAAACTTCTGGCCCATTGGTGAATCCACCCCCATGACAGCCCAGCAGGTGGAGCAGCAAACCAAGGACTACCAGAGCCTGGTTCAGCAGAACAGTGATGCTGAGCTTGCACAGGGCCTGCAAGACAACTGGAATGACGTGCTGACCCCCCTCAACCAGACCACCACAGGGTTCAGCAAACTGGCTGTTTCATCCATCACGGACAGCACCGGAAATGTGAATTTCCAGACCCTCGCGGCCAGTTATGGACAGCCCCTTGCGGCGATTCCATCAGATGGCACCATCATCCGTCAATCTGCCGTCAACACCCTTGGGCCGACTGGAGACAATCTTGTGGCCAAGAGCTGCTGGTGGTGGCCCCTGAACTTCATCTGCAGCGAGACCTATCAGGGTGCAATGTCCGACAACAAGGTTCAAAACCTGCCAGGAGGTTATGCTCAATTTCCCTATCTTTACGACAAGGACGCACCGTATCAATCCCAGAATTACACGCTACCGCGCTGCCTGGGGAATGTCACAGGCAACACCCAGTTTGACAATTTCATCAGCCACATTGTTTCCAGGGTAGCAGGCGCAGAACACGATCCATATCAGGGATTGTTGGGATGCGGTCCTGCCACCCTGGGTGCCGTGGCGCAGTGGCTCTGGGAATTCGATGGTGCTCAGTTCTATGGCAAACCGTTTGAAACAGGTGAATCTTTCTACAACTACAAAATGGTTGATCGATCAGGTTCTACCCCGTTGAAGTCTGCCATCCCGAACAATCCTGCTGCCATTCTGGGAAACAAGTCTGCGGGTGGAATGTCCAGATCACAGCAATACATGGGAGCGTGCACCCTGAACTTTGGGACCTGGCCCGAAGGACAACCCATGTTCAACACGGCAACCTATCCCTGGAAATTCACTGAAGGCATGCAAAAGTTTTTTGATGACCAGACAAGAGACTATGGCACCCCCAAATACACGGTCACCAGCAATTTCAAACTGATTGCTCTGGATGCCCTGCCTTTTATCAATGCTTCCAATGGAATGGCCAATGCTGTTCGTGATGGTGTGGGCAATCGCAACTTCATCACCGTCGCTCTTTACCGCCCACCCAGCAAACCCATTTTCAGCATGCATTATTCTCCTGTGCTGTCTTATGTGGTTTCTTACCCCCACATTCGTGCGCGCATTCAGACCTATGTCACCACTGTGGATCACCCTTACGATCGCGTCCTGATCTCTGACCCCTGGGACAGCTTCGCCAGTGGAATTTATTCGATCAGACAGACTGCTCCTGCAACTGGTTTCAAAGCTTATGTTCCCCAGCCCACCCAGAAGTGGACATCCAGTCAGTTGAATCACAGCTATGGTTCTGTGGATGCTGAAGGGAACTGGTCTGTGGTGGCGGGTCGAGACTTCCCACCAGCAGATGTCTGGTTCCTGGGCCAGGTCATCAGAAGTTACAGCATGTCCTATGGTCCCAGCGTCAAAGTGATGGGCTCAGAGTGGAGATGCTGCCTGCAAGCCGATTTTGAGCTGGCCATTGACAACACTGTGGGCACCAATGATGTGGTGGCCACCATTGATGCAGTGACCAATTATGGCATGCGAACCCTGGGCAGCCGGACCCTGCGTCGGTCTGACTTTGCCAAAGCCAACACCTTCCAGACTTTCCCACTGGTGTTTCCAAGAGGCGGCTACGATGAAGCCTACGAATTCAGGATCAAGTGGGCAGGTGGGATCAGCCTGAAACACCGCAGCACCACCCTCCATGATCTGGAATGGCAAGCGAACAAGCTCTTTCACACCACAGGATCTGCAGAAGGTGAAGGCTGGGCGGCCACCTCGGGCACCAGTCCATCCCCTGCCTATCTGATCTATGGTGCAAATTATCAGATGCCAATCGTTGTGAATGCTCCACTGCGAGCCGAGTTCGATCTGAAGGTCAAAGACCTCCTGGCAAGCAATGATGAAATCGCACGTGTACAGGTGTACAACCTCACCACAGGGCAGCTTCTGGCTGAAAAAGTTCTGAACAGGTCTCAATTCCTGGCTTCCGATCAGTACCAGACCTTCTCAGTGGATTTTGCTCAGAATCCTGACCTGAACACCAAATATGATTTCAGGGTGTACTGGCCCGGCAAAGCTTATGTCAATGTGAAGAAAGTGCGTCTCGTAGGCCTCTGATTGCATTCTGACAAATCTGCTGAACACAGCAAAAAAGACTGAAGAGAAGTGGCCTAAAAGCCACTTCTCTTCACATGGGATCTTAAAGCATTTATAAGCCCTCGGCAAAAGAAAACCACCCCTTTGCAGGGGCGATCTTCGAATTTCAGGAAAGGGAGTGGAGTTTCAGCTTATTTTGCGACCAGCACCAGCAGACCCCGTCCGCACACGCTGTAGTTGGTCCATTCGCCGCCGAGGTTGGTGGTGGCATTCAGGTCCACCTGGCCTGCGCCTTCTGCCCAGGTGCAGGTGTCGGTGACGCGGTACCAGTTCTTGCCGGCGCCAGGCCAGGGGAGCACGAAATTCACTGCGCCGGACCAGCCGTTGTAGGCAATATAGATGGCCTGGTTGGTTTCACCAAATTCGGTGGCGTCGATGCGGTAGGCGAGGGCATGGTTGCTGGAGCTTCCGAAGTAAGCACCATCTGCCACATTGCCGTCGGGTTTGAACCAGCGCAGCTGTTCCATCACGTTGCCGTTGTTGTCCACGCTGGAGTAGAAGTTGGCAGGGCGCAGGGCAGCATGGGCTTTTCTGAAGGCGATCATGTTCTGGGTGAAGGTTTTGAAGTTGGTCTGGTCGGTGTTCAGGGTGTAGTTCAGCCAGTTGGCGCTGGAATCCAGGTTGTAAGGGTTGTTGTTGCAGTTGATGCTGCGCAGGAATTCATCGCCACCGGTCATCATGGGGGTTCCAGCGTTCAGCATCAGCAGGGCAGTGCCGTTGCGGGCGGCTTTGCGCTGGTCTGCGGCAATGCTGCCCTGGTCCCAGCTGTTGTTGTTGTCTTCCCCACCGTCGCTTGCGCCGTAAGGCCAGGCCTGGGAGTTGTTTTTGCCGTTGCAGGAGTACAGGTCTTTGAGGGTGAAGCCGTCGTGGGCCACCATGAAGTTCACGCTGTGCCAGGGTTTGCGGCCATCGTCCTGGTACAGTTCGCTGGAGCCAGCGAATTTGTTGGCCAGCTGTCCGGGGGTGATGGCGTCGGTGCCCAGTTTGTTCTGGTCTTTGCGGATGGTGTCGCGGTAATCGCCGTTCCATTCGCTCCAGCCTGTGGGGAAGTTGCCCACCTGGTAGGAGTTTCCTCCAATGGCCCAGGGTTCTGCCACCAGGTCCACACCGCTGCCCCCTGCTGCGGGTCTGGGGGTCACGCTGGCGACAATCTTGTTGAGGGCATTGCCACTGTCCATCTTGTCGAAGTTGAAGCAGCCGTGTTCGCAGGTGTTGCCCAGCACGGAGGCGAGGTCAAAGCGGAAGCCGTCGATGCCCAGTTCGTCGCGCCAGTATTTCAGGGAATCGATGATCAGGTTCTGTGCGATGGGGTTGCGGGTGTTGTAGTTGTGCCCGATGCCGGTGTTGTCCCAGAAGTTCTGCCTGTCTGCGGTGAGGGAGTAGTACACGGCGTTGTCCAGGCCACGGAAACTGAAGATGGTGGCGGTGTTGCTGGTGCCCCAGGTGCCGCCCTCTGCGGTGTGGTTGTACACCACGTCAATCATGACTTTGATGCCCCGGTCGTGGAAGGCTTTGACCATGGCTTTGAATTCTCTGGTGGGTCCGCCTGCAGTCTTGTCGCAGCTGTAGCGGCGATCAGGAGCAAAGTAGTTGGTGGTCATGTAGCCCCAGTAGTTGTCTCCGTTGGTGCTGGTGGCAGATTTCCCGGAGGCAGCGTCTGTGACATCGTTGGTGTCGTTGTCGGTTTCCTGCACGGGCAGGAATTCCACGGCGGTGATGCCCAGGGTTTGCAGGTAAGCGGCTTTCTGGGCAGCACCAGAGTAGGTTCCAGCGCAACTGGCGATGCTGCTGTCTCCTCTGGTCAGGCCACGCAGGTGCACTTCATAGACGATGTCGTCTTTCTGGGCGCGGGTGGGTTTGGTGCCGTAGCTGGTGGTGTCGGTGTTCAGCACAATCCCTTTGGGAGCCACATTGCCAGAGTCCAGGTTTCTGTAGCTGGGACCGGAGGCGTAGGCAAATCCGGTGTAGTTGCCAGAGGTGGGGCTGGTGGGGTCGTGGGAAACTTCGAGTGCATAGGGGTCCAGCAGCAGTTTGTTGGGGTTGAAGCGGTTGCCTGCTGCGTCCACGTCAGAGACAAACCCGAGGTTGCTGCCTTTGGTCCAGCTTGCGTTGTAAGTCCAGTTGGGTCCCCAGGCGCGGTAACCGTAATACACGGTGCTGCCAATCCCTGCAGCGGTGAGGCTGGAGACAGGAACAGTGACCTTCCAGATGTTGGTGGCAGCGTCTTTCACCAGGGTGTATTTGGTTTTTTCAGCAGCTCCTGCAGCACCAGCGTACAGGTAAACATCCAGTCGGGTGGCTTTAGAGGAATACACCCGGAAGGTGATGTGGGTGGTGCCGGTCACGTTGCCTGTGGAATCGGTGTAGCGGGCTCCCAATGCGGTGGGGCTCA includes the following:
- a CDS encoding isoamylase, with the protein product MRKPVLGFTLMLALAACGTQMPVQPQESSIAISKEALSPTALGARYTDSTGNVTGTTHITFRVYSSKATRLDVYLYAGAAGAAEKTKYTLVKDAATNIWKVTVPVSSLTAAGIGSTVYYGYRAWGPNWTYNASWTKGSNLGFVSDVDAAGNRFNPNKLLLDPYALEVSHDPTSPTSGNYTGFAYASGPSYRNLDSGNVAPKGIVLNTDTTSYGTKPTRAQKDDIVYEVHLRGLTRGDSSIASCAGTYSGAAQKAAYLQTLGITAVEFLPVQETDNDTNDVTDAASGKSATSTNGDNYWGYMTTNYFAPDRRYSCDKTAGGPTREFKAMVKAFHDRGIKVMIDVVYNHTAEGGTWGTSNTATIFSFRGLDNAVYYSLTADRQNFWDNTGIGHNYNTRNPIAQNLIIDSLKYWRDELGIDGFRFDLASVLGNTCEHGCFNFDKMDSGNALNKIVASVTPRPAAGGSGVDLVAEPWAIGGNSYQVGNFPTGWSEWNGDYRDTIRKDQNKLGTDAITPGQLANKFAGSSELYQDDGRKPWHSVNFMVAHDGFTLKDLYSCNGKNNSQAWPYGASDGGEDNNNSWDQGSIAADQRKAARNGTALLMLNAGTPMMTGGDEFLRSINCNNNPYNLDSSANWLNYTLNTDQTNFKTFTQNMIAFRKAHAALRPANFYSSVDNNGNVMEQLRWFKPDGNVADGAYFGSSSNHALAYRIDATEFGETNQAIYIAYNGWSGAVNFVLPWPGAGKNWYRVTDTCTWAEGAGQVDLNATTNLGGEWTNYSVCGRGLLVLVAK